The segment CGGCGCCACTGACCGAAGCGACCACTTCGGCGTCGAGCCCCGGCGCCTCGCCCACGGTCACCAGATCCCCCACCGCGCAGTCCAACCCGGAGACCTCCAGGCCGAGGCCCAGCACGGACGTCACGGTGCCCACTCGCTGCGGTGCCGCGGCGGCGAGGGCTACGCGGAAACGGTCCGCGTGCGGCCGGTACCCGGTAATGCTCATGCGTCGTTCCCCAGCAGGGCTGCCTTGGCCCTGTCCACAGCGGTGCTGAGCCGGGCGTCGAGCCAACCCTGCGGATATTCCGCGATCGCATCGCCGGGGTTCAGTGCGGCATCGGCCTTGAGTTCAACGCCGGCCACGCTCCCGACGTCGACGGCGTCCAGCGCGGCAAGGTCCGCCGGGTGGAGGCGGACAGTGGTTACCGTTTGCACGTCGGAGACCGTTGCCAGGGCTCGGGCCAACGCGGCGCGGGCGGTGTTCCCGCCGTCGTTGAGTTCGTAGCCCAGGAGGGCTTCGGCAAGCTCCATCGCGCTGGCTGCCAAGACGTCCTGCGCTTCCTCCAACACAGCGCCGCGGCGCTGCTGGGACGCGGCGGCGGCAGCTTCGAGCACGCGGACGGCTTGCGCCACAGCCAGGCGTCCGGCGTCGAGCATTGCGCGGTGTTCGGCGTGAAACTGTTCGCGCAGACGGCGCTGTTCCGCAGCTGCAGCCTGGATCCCGGCTGCGTAACCTGACGCGTGTCCTTGGGTGTAGCCCCGGTCCTCCTTGCGCGATCGCGCGGCCGGCTGGATGTCCGGAAAGACCACCCGCTGGAGTTCAGCCT is part of the Arthrobacter ramosus genome and harbors:
- a CDS encoding FliH/SctL family protein translates to MSTEAELQRVVFPDIQPAARSRKEDRGYTQGHASGYAAGIQAAAAEQRRLREQFHAEHRAMLDAGRLAVAQAVRVLEAAAAASQQRRGAVLEEAQDVLAASAMELAEALLGYELNDGGNTARAALARALATVSDVQTVTTVRLHPADLAALDAVDVGSVAGVELKADAALNPGDAIAEYPQGWLDARLSTAVDRAKAALLGNDA